A portion of the Polaribacter cellanae genome contains these proteins:
- a CDS encoding TraM recognition domain-containing protein gives MRVQSESQLEKYGKKAQNIKNNCNIKCYYGGLGQETFELEKVLGKFEYEDAKTKQVRQRSLMTASEIRELKDEILIIPSGEKPIKVKVKPAYQQPQLMKRLALEPVEEDNLIAPLAYTTQYIDLDSYREEKPNSNNNSQDETSSTTLS, from the coding sequence ATGCGGGTTCAATCAGAAAGCCAATTGGAAAAATATGGTAAAAAGGCACAGAATATTAAAAATAACTGCAACATCAAATGTTATTATGGCGGATTGGGTCAAGAGACATTTGAACTTGAAAAAGTGTTGGGGAAATTTGAATATGAAGATGCAAAAACAAAACAAGTGCGCCAGCGTTCTTTAATGACTGCATCAGAAATACGAGAACTCAAAGACGAAATCCTCATCATTCCAAGTGGCGAAAAACCAATCAAAGTAAAAGTGAAGCCAGCGTATCAACAACCTCAATTGATGAAGCGTTTGGCATTGGAACCAGTAGAAGAAGATAACTTAATTGCACCATTAGCATACACCACCCAGTATATCGATTTAGATTCTTACCGAGAAGAAAAACCAAATAGTAATAATAATTCACAAGACGAAACTTCGTCTACAACGCTTTCATAA
- a CDS encoding DUF2958 domain-containing protein: MKLITKELEKRFEQIGDQSEKDNPIIVAKYFNPVGAATWYATEYDPKTNICFGYVENLVSSPNGIYDEWGYFSLKELASVKLPFGLSIERDRHFNEITFKEQMEKKRPKRELETKKDKKDKDKSDELER; encoded by the coding sequence ATGAAACTAATAACGAAAGAACTTGAAAAACGATTTGAACAAATCGGAGATCAATCTGAAAAAGACAACCCAATCATCGTCGCTAAATATTTTAACCCTGTAGGTGCTGCAACTTGGTATGCTACAGAATATGACCCAAAAACGAATATCTGTTTTGGTTATGTTGAAAATTTAGTCTCAAGCCCTAATGGAATATATGATGAGTGGGGCTACTTCTCCCTTAAGGAATTAGCATCTGTAAAACTTCCTTTCGGGCTTTCCATTGAAAGAGATCGACATTTTAATGAAATTACTTTTAAAGAGCAGATGGAAAAGAAAAGACCTAAAAGGGAATTAGAAACAAAAAAAGACAAAAAAGATAAAGATAAAAGCGATGAATTAGAACGATAA
- a CDS encoding relaxase/mobilization nuclease domain-containing protein — MIIKSKSIKKKSKKALENTIRYILTKESQKQVGFIMNRYIKGDRNFDKQMQLADKDLLKQEQILEKRIQNMVKQFESNESKRKIERSNANIAYHEIISFHKSDTDKLPKKVLLKIARKYAKERSPNSMIISSMHSDKSHLHIHNVISALEFATGKPVRLTRKEFKDVKIRMEYFQQQELGLEFSKVDHSKKKVQMLQLDIDRELNLRGKRSERQEIQSKLIQVFAKVRTEKVYYRELEKAGLELYSRGGKIVGVQGFNKRYRLKTLGFDPKRISLEKVQENIRLKDLQKLKSNKNQELEQ, encoded by the coding sequence ATGATTATTAAGTCAAAATCTATCAAGAAGAAAAGTAAGAAAGCCTTGGAGAATACCATTCGATATATCCTTACAAAAGAAAGCCAAAAACAAGTAGGCTTTATTATGAATCGCTATATAAAAGGCGACCGAAATTTTGATAAGCAAATGCAGTTAGCTGATAAAGATTTATTAAAGCAAGAACAGATTTTAGAGAAACGCATTCAAAATATGGTGAAACAATTTGAATCCAATGAATCGAAAAGGAAAATAGAAAGAAGTAATGCAAACATTGCGTACCATGAGATTATCTCTTTTCATAAATCTGATACAGATAAATTGCCTAAAAAAGTATTGTTAAAAATTGCGAGAAAATACGCAAAAGAACGTTCACCGAATTCTATGATTATAAGCTCTATGCATTCAGATAAATCTCATCTTCACATTCATAATGTAATTTCTGCTTTAGAATTTGCGACAGGAAAACCAGTAAGGTTAACAAGAAAAGAATTTAAGGATGTAAAAATTCGTATGGAATATTTTCAACAACAAGAATTAGGATTGGAATTTAGCAAAGTAGATCATTCTAAAAAAAAAGTTCAAATGTTACAACTTGATATTGATAGAGAACTCAATCTAAGAGGGAAGCGAAGTGAACGTCAAGAAATACAATCCAAATTAATACAGGTTTTTGCCAAAGTAAGAACTGAAAAAGTATATTACAGAGAATTAGAAAAGGCTGGATTAGAATTGTATTCCAGAGGTGGAAAAATTGTAGGTGTTCAAGGTTTTAATAAGCGATATAGATTGAAGACTTTGGGCTTTGATCCAAAACGAATTTCATTAGAAAAAGTACAAGAGAATATTCGACTTAAAGATTTACAAAAACTTAAATCAAATAAAAATCAGGAGTTGGAACAATAA
- a CDS encoding helix-turn-helix domain-containing protein, whose amino-acid sequence MDTKKLNIAETLESIRLEKRLNKGDFADKCGISKSFYSEIINKKRNLNVTTLEQICSNIDVPIEIFILKAINEDKIEDPERRRLVREIRPHMKKITDLLYSFS is encoded by the coding sequence ATGGACACAAAAAAATTAAATATCGCTGAAACGTTGGAATCAATACGTTTAGAGAAGCGCTTGAATAAAGGAGATTTTGCTGACAAATGTGGAATCTCAAAATCATTTTATTCAGAAATAATCAATAAGAAAAGAAACCTTAACGTAACAACTCTAGAACAAATATGTTCTAACATTGACGTGCCGATTGAAATTTTTATCCTCAAAGCTATTAATGAAGATAAAATTGAAGACCCTGAAAGAAGAAGATTGGTGAGAGAAATTAGACCTCACATGAAAAAAATCACAGATTTACTTTATTCTTTTAGTTAA
- a CDS encoding helix-turn-helix domain-containing protein — protein sequence MEPTQALLLANIKRIRKEKGLTQKDVAEGCGMLVPTYSRLERGGSNPSLASMVRIAKALAVDVVELFQSSEIKDRSVAEKLVLVNDLSEYNRNVVTILLDSMIEKDRVEKLQQIKMKSRLVELEKIRKK from the coding sequence ATGGAGCCTACACAAGCACTTTTACTAGCCAATATTAAACGTATCCGTAAGGAAAAGGGACTAACTCAAAAAGATGTAGCTGAAGGTTGCGGGATGCTAGTGCCAACTTACTCTAGATTAGAGAGAGGAGGAAGTAATCCAAGTTTGGCTTCCATGGTTCGAATCGCAAAAGCTTTGGCAGTAGATGTAGTAGAATTGTTTCAATCCTCAGAAATTAAAGACAGATCAGTAGCTGAAAAATTAGTTTTGGTAAATGACTTATCTGAATACAATAGAAATGTAGTTACTATTCTTCTTGATTCCATGATCGAAAAAGATAGAGTAGAAAAGTTGCAGCAGATTAAAATGAAATCTAGGCTTGTTGAATTAGAAAAAATAAGGAAAAAATAA
- a CDS encoding tyrosine-type recombinase/integrase — protein sequence MKKLPLKSTSFITLIYSYTEWLDVLGYASSTVYNLPNHLKEFFYYLEQKGHKDISLITTQIVKEYYNHLSNRKNQRRGGGISKAFLNKHQQALKLFLKYLKEHKSNIKFGVHLKGEKTNYQESKTILTQEEVKELFEACNFSHMAEHFQLRDKAILVLLYSCGLRRNEAVHINTEDILFEKQRIYVRKGKNYKERFVPINKYNLNVLEEYIFEARSEFLKNYQTDALLLSNQGRRISDLSIANRLKEIINATENETIQEKPITLHTLRHSIATHLMQNKVPIKSISTFLGHASLESTQIYVHLVKKEAQLKDDV from the coding sequence ATGAAGAAACTACCACTAAAAAGCACCTCGTTTATCACGCTTATATATAGCTATACCGAATGGTTAGATGTATTGGGGTATGCTTCTTCTACCGTTTACAATCTACCAAACCACCTAAAGGAATTTTTCTACTACCTTGAACAAAAAGGACACAAAGATATTTCGTTAATTACTACACAAATAGTAAAAGAGTATTACAATCATTTATCCAATAGAAAAAACCAACGACGTGGTGGTGGGATTTCTAAAGCCTTTTTAAACAAACACCAACAAGCGTTAAAGTTATTTCTCAAATATCTAAAAGAACATAAATCAAATATCAAATTTGGTGTCCATTTAAAAGGAGAGAAAACCAATTACCAAGAAAGTAAAACAATACTTACTCAAGAAGAAGTAAAAGAATTATTTGAAGCTTGTAATTTCTCCCACATGGCAGAACATTTTCAACTGCGTGATAAGGCGATATTGGTTTTATTGTACAGTTGTGGTCTTCGTAGAAACGAAGCTGTGCATATCAATACGGAAGATATCCTGTTTGAAAAGCAACGAATTTATGTCCGAAAAGGGAAGAACTATAAAGAACGTTTTGTTCCAATTAATAAATACAATTTAAACGTTTTAGAAGAATATATTTTTGAAGCAAGATCAGAGTTTTTAAAAAATTATCAAACAGATGCGCTCCTACTCTCAAATCAAGGAAGGCGCATTAGTGATTTAAGTATTGCAAATCGATTAAAAGAAATAATTAATGCTACTGAAAATGAAACCATCCAAGAAAAGCCTATTACGCTTCACACACTTCGTCATAGTATCGCAACCCACCTAATGCAGAACAAAGTTCCAATCAAATCAATCAGCACTTTTTTAGGTCATGCTTCTTTGGAAAGCACACAAATTTATGTTCATTTAGTCAAAAAAGAAGCTCAACTAAAAGATGATGTATAG
- a CDS encoding tyrosine-type recombinase/integrase, with amino-acid sequence MMYREYLQKEGYAKTTITSYLRYQSFFSNWCEYKDYEEATIDYKSCLSYIKFIQQSKKGKTITKSTVQHQVGALKIYFNYLVDSEQRFDNPIENINIRGVKRTLNHNLLEPEELEDLYYSYQTERIEFPNSKSVAIRNKVITGLMVYQGLNATALKALNVEHIELEKGTIYIPSTRITNSRTLELKSPQILPFVQYLEKHREILQEELKNYTESLFPLNSERFDIITLHLFKRLKRINHKVTNVKQVRASVITNWLKTYNIREVKYMAGHRYISSTERYQQDDLENLHEMIESLHPIC; translated from the coding sequence ATGATGTATAGAGAATATTTACAAAAAGAAGGATACGCCAAAACGACCATTACTTCCTATTTGCGTTACCAATCATTTTTTTCCAATTGGTGCGAATACAAAGATTATGAAGAAGCTACTATTGATTACAAATCTTGCCTTTCATATATCAAATTCATCCAACAATCAAAAAAAGGGAAAACCATTACTAAAAGTACGGTTCAACATCAAGTAGGTGCGTTAAAAATCTACTTCAATTATTTGGTAGATTCAGAGCAACGATTTGATAACCCAATAGAGAATATTAATATCCGAGGAGTTAAACGAACATTGAATCATAATTTGTTAGAACCAGAAGAACTCGAAGATTTGTATTACAGTTACCAAACAGAAAGAATAGAGTTTCCAAACTCTAAATCTGTAGCCATTCGTAACAAAGTCATTACTGGTTTAATGGTTTACCAAGGATTAAATGCAACAGCTTTAAAAGCACTCAATGTAGAACATATCGAATTAGAAAAAGGAACTATCTATATTCCAAGTACACGCATAACAAACAGTAGAACATTAGAGCTCAAATCCCCTCAAATCCTTCCTTTTGTCCAGTATTTAGAAAAACATAGAGAAATACTACAAGAGGAACTCAAAAACTACACAGAAAGCCTGTTTCCGCTAAATTCAGAGCGTTTTGACATCATTACGCTTCACTTGTTCAAAAGACTGAAACGAATCAATCATAAAGTGACCAATGTAAAGCAAGTCAGAGCTTCGGTAATAACGAATTGGCTCAAAACGTATAATATTCGAGAAGTGAAGTATATGGCAGGACATCGCTATATTTCTTCCACGGAACGATACCAACAGGATGATCTTGAGAATCTACACGAAATGATTGAGAGTTTGCATCCGATTTGTTAA
- a CDS encoding nucleotidyltransferase domain-containing protein: MSRFTEETLNSWRKPPSDAEETKLTNAERMVREAISEDDILSSKSTRIFGQGSYANDTNVKLNSDIDINVQYTGGFYYQLLNDTTQEDAGIGKLSSSTYSYSEFKDDVEKAMVKKFGRNSVKRKNKCITILANNYRVETDVVPTWELRRYDKNNTPILGARFFPDDGGVVTNYPEQHIQNGKDKNARTQKRFKRLTRIHRKLRYKMIEDGEKINDGITSFLLECLVWNIPDYIFNNNDTWTDRLKESIRFVYLKTKEDKECKEWGEVSDLLYLFTGSRKWSREDVNRYMMQVWNYLEFK, encoded by the coding sequence ATGAGTAGATTTACAGAAGAAACTTTAAACAGTTGGAGAAAACCGCCAAGTGATGCGGAGGAAACAAAACTAACTAATGCCGAGCGCATGGTACGTGAAGCTATTAGTGAAGATGATATTTTAAGCTCAAAATCCACAAGAATATTTGGGCAAGGTTCATACGCAAATGATACAAATGTGAAACTGAACAGCGATATTGATATTAATGTTCAATACACTGGAGGGTTTTATTATCAGTTATTAAATGATACAACACAAGAGGATGCAGGTATCGGAAAACTATCTAGCTCAACTTATTCCTATAGCGAATTCAAGGATGATGTTGAGAAAGCAATGGTAAAAAAGTTTGGACGTAATTCTGTCAAAAGAAAAAATAAATGCATCACTATTTTGGCAAATAACTACAGGGTTGAAACAGATGTTGTACCAACATGGGAGTTAAGAAGATATGATAAGAATAATACTCCTATATTAGGAGCAAGATTTTTCCCCGATGATGGTGGTGTAGTAACCAATTATCCTGAACAGCATATTCAGAATGGAAAGGATAAAAATGCTCGAACTCAAAAAAGATTTAAACGCCTTACTCGAATCCATAGAAAGTTAAGATATAAAATGATTGAAGATGGCGAAAAAATAAATGATGGAATTACGTCTTTTTTGTTAGAATGCTTGGTGTGGAACATTCCAGATTATATATTTAATAACAATGATACATGGACAGATCGGTTAAAAGAATCCATAAGATTTGTTTATCTAAAGACCAAAGAAGATAAAGAATGTAAAGAATGGGGAGAAGTATCTGATTTACTTTATCTTTTTACTGGAAGTAGGAAATGGTCTAGAGAAGATGTAAATAGATACATGATGCAAGTGTGGAATTATTTAGAATTTAAATAA
- a CDS encoding DNA integrity scanning protein DisA nucleotide-binding domain protein, whose translation MTNGDVIELFMWGYQKHAQISLQVSAESIFKKLDIELDPKIFFVGVLVEDRENRHPICIEPDDTDFYVSQFTDVKRLANELEKIDSDSRIIHSHPIAQENQDNKIKAKAYRDSILKTIERESSYGENDHFVSYPTNVEGYLVFTVLSLNKRKLEKYYSLTKDKWNDRFHISRSFIESCIDTFLDECTHELKDPNRGISFMSRKAEELLRDSARNFMYSASNVGGNFEGLHGLYDTCNEIASMKYEGAEGLGGLVVAPSGHKNIRMTLELKKPIKMRNHRKVRKFLELVDSESYIISDSALIYGLGKFTGKYNPKDENIFVISFKNHLKWELLHDENSLMLVEYGIPSLPKEKINRDKFYDDFPRLFKGIEKKQIDALWEVTMEATKQKHGAMLIISAQAETEAKRLESQCFPLEPLKLNSKLIAQTTSIDGGVLMDENAICHAIGVILDGIATEKGDSSRGSRYNSAVRYNEHFGAEAPVVIVVISEDGMINLIPELKPQIKHSVIIEAIDNFEDVLKSETLNKKKFNTGMSFFKSINFYLTEEDCKNINSLRHQIEEKFAKDLVMLRIVYQDITPYAEMNDSYYKEE comes from the coding sequence ATGACAAATGGAGACGTAATTGAATTATTTATGTGGGGATATCAAAAACATGCTCAAATATCACTTCAGGTATCAGCAGAAAGTATTTTTAAAAAATTAGATATAGAGCTTGACCCCAAAATCTTTTTTGTTGGAGTATTGGTTGAAGATAGAGAAAATAGACATCCCATCTGTATCGAGCCTGATGATACTGATTTCTATGTAAGTCAGTTTACTGATGTAAAAAGGCTTGCTAATGAACTTGAAAAAATAGATAGTGATTCGAGAATAATTCATTCCCATCCGATAGCTCAAGAGAATCAAGATAATAAGATAAAAGCGAAAGCATACAGGGATAGTATTTTAAAAACTATAGAAAGAGAAAGTTCTTATGGAGAGAACGACCATTTCGTTTCTTATCCGACTAATGTAGAAGGATATCTTGTTTTTACTGTTCTATCGCTTAATAAAAGAAAGTTAGAAAAGTACTATTCGCTGACAAAAGATAAGTGGAATGATAGATTTCATATTTCACGTTCATTCATTGAAAGCTGTATCGATACATTTTTAGATGAATGTACTCATGAATTAAAAGACCCAAATCGTGGAATTAGTTTTATGTCTCGAAAAGCAGAGGAGCTATTGAGAGATTCGGCTCGTAATTTTATGTATTCTGCATCAAATGTTGGCGGAAACTTTGAGGGTTTACACGGACTATATGATACCTGTAATGAGATAGCTTCTATGAAATATGAAGGAGCTGAGGGATTAGGTGGATTAGTAGTTGCTCCATCTGGACATAAAAATATCCGAATGACTTTGGAGCTTAAAAAACCTATTAAGATGCGAAACCACAGAAAGGTTCGTAAATTTTTAGAATTAGTAGATTCGGAATCCTATATAATTTCAGATTCTGCTTTAATATATGGTTTAGGTAAATTCACAGGGAAGTATAACCCTAAAGATGAAAATATATTTGTTATTAGTTTTAAGAATCATTTGAAGTGGGAATTATTGCATGATGAAAACTCATTAATGTTAGTAGAGTATGGTATTCCTTCTTTACCTAAAGAAAAAATAAATCGAGATAAGTTTTATGATGATTTTCCAAGACTATTTAAAGGCATTGAGAAAAAACAAATAGATGCTTTATGGGAAGTGACTATGGAGGCGACTAAGCAAAAGCACGGAGCGATGCTTATTATTTCTGCTCAAGCCGAAACAGAAGCAAAGCGTCTAGAAAGTCAGTGTTTCCCATTAGAACCTCTAAAGTTAAATTCAAAACTAATAGCACAAACAACTTCCATTGATGGAGGTGTTCTTATGGATGAAAATGCTATTTGCCATGCTATTGGAGTCATCTTAGATGGGATAGCGACTGAAAAAGGAGATTCCTCGAGAGGTTCAAGATATAATTCTGCTGTTCGATATAATGAACATTTTGGAGCGGAAGCACCAGTTGTTATTGTTGTTATCTCTGAAGACGGAATGATAAACCTTATACCAGAACTAAAACCCCAAATTAAGCATAGTGTTATTATAGAAGCTATTGATAACTTTGAAGATGTTCTTAAATCAGAGACTCTAAATAAAAAAAAATTCAATACGGGAATGAGTTTTTTTAAGAGTATTAATTTTTATCTCACAGAAGAAGATTGTAAAAACATAAATTCTTTACGACACCAAATTGAGGAAAAATTTGCTAAAGATTTGGTAATGTTACGAATTGTTTATCAGGACATAACACCATATGCTGAAATGAACGATTCATATTATAAAGAGGAATGA
- a CDS encoding type II toxin-antitoxin system RelE/ParE family toxin has translation MSKNYEQIIWSTQSEIDLDDILEYYLEFSPNKAYIHINDIIDAVEEIVFSEQWQIDEFDPSCRRVIVKKKYRVYYQVDKTTVRVTRVYPTQKNPNNILDH, from the coding sequence ATGTCTAAAAATTACGAGCAAATTATTTGGTCTACACAATCAGAAATAGATTTAGATGATATTTTAGAATACTACTTAGAATTCTCTCCTAACAAAGCCTATATTCATATAAATGATATTATTGATGCCGTAGAAGAAATAGTTTTCTCTGAACAGTGGCAGATAGATGAATTTGACCCTTCATGTCGAAGAGTAATTGTTAAAAAAAAATATCGAGTTTACTACCAAGTAGATAAAACTACTGTTAGAGTAACTAGAGTGTATCCAACGCAAAAAAATCCAAACAATATTTTAGACCATTAA
- a CDS encoding Hint domain-containing protein: MLMSNTEVGDKVTIETPAADTKDDSTITTAEVEPTDDSTVNTNSRSGTDVANDADLGLTILGISMAGAENLINATVNVGDDVILGSQVAQASKISTVLGVASIAINATQWQLAKKSGDELAMRRAEASGVANAAITYGGIIGWGVGLGVHFSLILNPNMTPLKPINNFSTTTCFVAGTMILMKDKKLKKIEDIVVGDEILSVDINTMNIEPDIVVAIPDKLKKYNMITAVFDNGISNTFSPAHPYWVKGKGWSVYDIEEAKKELSFNVKKIEVGDLVLYYSNDKLKETKILNLINQGKSTIMYNVEFVKKNRTFFANGILVHNKYKD; encoded by the coding sequence ATGTTGATGTCTAACACTGAAGTAGGGGACAAAGTAACCATTGAAACTCCAGCTGCAGATACTAAAGATGATTCAACAATTACTACAGCAGAAGTAGAACCAACGGATGACTCAACAGTAAATACAAATAGCAGATCAGGCACTGATGTGGCTAATGATGCAGATTTAGGACTCACTATTTTAGGGATTTCTATGGCTGGTGCTGAAAATCTTATTAATGCAACCGTTAATGTAGGTGATGATGTAATTTTAGGTTCTCAAGTTGCACAGGCTTCAAAAATTAGTACAGTTTTAGGGGTTGCCTCTATTGCAATAAATGCCACGCAATGGCAACTTGCGAAAAAAAGTGGAGATGAACTTGCTATGAGAAGAGCTGAAGCAAGTGGAGTTGCAAATGCGGCAATAACATATGGAGGGATAATTGGTTGGGGAGTTGGTCTTGGAGTTCATTTTTCATTAATTTTAAATCCAAACATGACACCTTTAAAGCCTATAAATAATTTTAGTACTACAACTTGTTTTGTTGCTGGAACTATGATTCTTATGAAGGATAAAAAACTCAAGAAAATTGAAGATATTGTTGTTGGAGATGAAATTTTAAGTGTAGATATTAACACTATGAATATAGAGCCTGATATAGTTGTAGCAATACCAGATAAATTAAAAAAATATAATATGATTACTGCTGTATTTGATAATGGTATATCGAACACATTCTCTCCTGCTCATCCTTATTGGGTAAAAGGTAAAGGGTGGAGTGTTTATGACATAGAAGAAGCCAAAAAGGAACTATCTTTTAATGTTAAAAAAATAGAAGTTGGAGATTTGGTTTTGTATTATAGTAATGATAAATTAAAAGAAACTAAAATTTTGAACCTAATAAATCAAGGTAAATCTACAATTATGTACAACGTTGAGTTCGTTAAAAAAAATCGTACTTTTTTTGCTAATGGAATTTTAGTACATAACAAATACAAAGATTAA